A window of Rhodothermales bacterium contains these coding sequences:
- a CDS encoding DUF4412 domain-containing protein, translating to MRCWMRWLMGVLVLATAAPALAFEGEIEAKSIGDTSDGAVRLKIYVAKNGDLRVDTSAKGPQGQAHRASYIKPAKGKYDYALDHDRKRATKIRKDTITKMAQSQPDEQKGNKANVEIKKLGTDTVAGQRTRHVRVIDKDEGSTADLWLSDRYPARLWQRIFSFGGDGGKSSSSGWTQVMEKEYGFKPGFVMKMLSKEKGGRQSGLEVTRMQEKKVTAGKVAVPSDYQVTEMPDMPEGIPNMKMPTTEEEAEQMREEWMKKMQEQQR from the coding sequence CTGGTTTTGGCCACTGCGGCTCCCGCGCTGGCCTTCGAGGGCGAAATCGAAGCGAAGTCGATCGGCGACACGTCCGATGGCGCCGTTCGACTCAAAATCTACGTCGCCAAGAATGGAGACTTGCGCGTGGATACCTCGGCGAAGGGCCCTCAGGGTCAGGCCCATCGTGCCTCGTACATCAAGCCCGCCAAGGGCAAGTACGACTACGCGCTCGACCATGATCGAAAACGGGCCACCAAAATCCGGAAAGACACGATCACGAAAATGGCTCAAAGCCAACCGGACGAGCAGAAGGGCAACAAAGCAAACGTCGAGATCAAAAAGCTCGGCACGGACACTGTCGCTGGGCAACGTACCCGCCACGTCCGCGTCATCGACAAGGATGAAGGGAGCACGGCTGACCTCTGGCTGAGCGACCGGTACCCGGCGAGGCTCTGGCAGAGGATCTTCTCGTTCGGCGGCGATGGCGGGAAGAGCTCGTCGAGCGGATGGACCCAAGTCATGGAGAAGGAGTACGGCTTCAAACCCGGATTCGTCATGAAGATGCTGTCCAAAGAGAAGGGAGGCCGGCAAAGCGGTTTGGAAGTGACCCGGATGCAGGAGAAGAAGGTGACCGCAGGAAAGGTTGCGGTGCCGTCCGACTACCAGGTGACCGAGATGCCCGACATGCCGGAAGGAATTCCAAACATGAAGATGCCGACCACCGAAGAAGAAGCTGAGCAGATGCGCGAAGAGTGGATGAAGAAGATGCAGGAGCAG